The sequence below is a genomic window from Dyadobacter sp. CECT 9275.
TCCAATCGCTTTATCTCATAAGTTCTTTGTGACGACACCCCCAGATTGTAGTCAATCATGAGCTGAGCAAGTTCCTCACCATCAATCAATACAATCTTAGTCTCATTGCGTGGTGTATAATCCCTCGCATCCTTAGTGAATGTAGATGTAGTGATAAAAATTCCCTTTTTAGCTCCTTGCCCTGCCAGTGCCCCAACAAACTTGTGCAGTTCAGGCCGCCCTACGGTATTTCCTGCCTGCCAACGCTTAGCCTGGATATAAATAATGTCAAGACCAAGCTTGTCTTCTTTAATCGTCCCATCGATTCCTTCATCGTTGGTTTTACCAACTGCCTTTCCCGCGTCTTTGATAGAACCACCGTAACCCATTTTCACCAACAACTCAACAACCAATCGCTCGAAGAAAGATGGTGATAAACTTGTCACCGTGTCGATAATCTCCTGAGCTAATGATTTACGAATCCTCTGATAGGCATTATCGATTAT
It includes:
- a CDS encoding restriction endonuclease, with the translated sequence MLPLLKVAENKRECTLKEAIEILADEFNLTEQERTELLPSGQAFLFSNRVGWSRTYLKKAGLLDSHKRGTISITPRGLALLKTIPDRIDNKTLKQYPEFLEFQNYKRDGESTTSIDVAPETETQTPEEIIDNAYQRIRKSLAQEIIDTVTSLSPSFFERLVVELLVKMGYGGSIKDAGKAVGKTNDEGIDGTIKEDKLGLDIIYIQAKRWQAGNTVGRPELHKFVGALAGQGAKKGIFITTSTFTKDARDYTPRNETKIVLIDGEELAQLMIDYNLGVSSQRTYEIKRLDGDYFEEG